One window of the Flavobacteriaceae bacterium YJPT1-3 genome contains the following:
- a CDS encoding sigma-70 family RNA polymerase sigma factor yields the protein MINGDRNLISRLKHGDRDALEELFKAHRTAFFKFASRYAVDQESLEDIYQDAVIVLFEKARAGELDGMSSAVRTYLFSVGKYMIYALSRKRKKTTLIAQDDLLSHLDHQRIQEVREPEPFSAEQKQVQFHFKKLGQKCQEILKLFYYEGYTIAEIMKIQGYDNENVVKSQKSRCLKSLKEMVTKA from the coding sequence ATGATAAATGGTGATCGTAACCTGATCTCTCGCTTAAAGCATGGAGATCGCGACGCACTGGAAGAACTGTTTAAAGCCCATCGAACGGCCTTTTTTAAGTTTGCTTCCCGCTATGCGGTAGATCAAGAATCTTTAGAAGATATTTATCAGGATGCGGTGATCGTACTGTTTGAGAAGGCCAGAGCCGGAGAGTTAGATGGAATGAGTAGTGCGGTAAGAACTTATTTGTTCAGTGTAGGGAAGTACATGATTTATGCGCTTTCGCGAAAGCGTAAAAAGACCACCCTAATCGCACAAGATGATCTGCTTTCCCATTTGGATCACCAGCGCATTCAAGAGGTGCGTGAACCGGAACCGTTCTCTGCAGAACAAAAACAAGTGCAGTTTCATTTTAAAAAGCTGGGGCAGAAATGCCAGGAAATTTTAAAGCTGTTTTATTATGAAGGCTATACAATCGCAGAAATAATGAAAATACAGGGCTACGATAACGAGAATGTAGTCAAGAGTCAAAAATCTCGGTGCCTCAAATCACTGAAAGAAATGGTTACTAAAGCATGA
- a CDS encoding CHAT domain-containing protein: protein MIRILGLVLFFTSYALAQTPAERINEHFYAAYQIMYTQKDSANYHFDQAIALSAQQQDYGTCLQILEYAIYSNGYHYDLNAFRNNLERSESYVQKLSDTTDTQGYRDALTLNWGNYYYKLRDFEKALPYFQKLADQYAKESQEIRTKEELDSYQSTLLFLASIYKNTGKFELSRSYYDQARNLVAQMNSASEQVANLRNIDRLVSQLYSEQNQFDKANPLLNQLLLYYRDQINTRPEAKNILVSTYHQLIQNLITQDSTGKAIQFLEESRPLLLENDPFFRKATLLYGEAFAKGKQFDSAQARYEQALELYTSYRNNSRHQDIAQVYHLLAENALAQDKINMAFGYLKKAIANTHLAKNDQVSGFPDPLTVFSKRQLLELYSLQLEALQKGLDQELEGDFLEQGLTLIPEVLELFDLLKREFESKLDKRFIIESATPLLHKSLDFVYQAYVERADDKLLNLALEITETGKDIFLQEAIRSSRAVEFLNIPEFIRTRESTFKTQIGLLEKELFNSSESQRQNQLQDSLFLLKNKYYQFLDSLRVAKPRYHDLKYQRALNEIQQVQDELGAFQTGIISLTLTPTALFSLSFSADQVYFHKQPLQEEHREQLRNFYQLLRTPKWNQEQDQFPVMASQLYDLILAPAIKALPEVDELVIIPDGLLYYLPFDTLYKDDQYLLYSKVISYSDAIATWLQLQQDSIENKPRLAAFAPSFEGPVKQDRFQFGQLIYNEQEVEQISSLFETQLFKGDAGSLSNFLKVKDQVALLHLATHASANDEFPDYSYLAFSPQRDSLSTLYVKDLYAMNIPAEMVVLSACQTGIGKLQGGEGMLSLSKGFQYAGARSLVNSLWKINDKSTTTLMSFFYENLKQGMSKSRAMQQAKIDYLKDQDDDLLRRPYYWAAFAVSGNTQEFASTTPWLGWMGGLVFVILVGYYLSRRRT, encoded by the coding sequence ATGATCCGCATTCTTGGCTTGGTTCTTTTTTTTACGTCCTACGCGCTTGCACAAACCCCGGCTGAACGAATCAATGAACATTTCTATGCGGCCTATCAAATCATGTATACCCAAAAAGATAGCGCTAACTATCATTTTGATCAGGCCATTGCCCTCAGTGCTCAGCAGCAAGACTATGGCACCTGCTTGCAGATCCTGGAGTACGCCATATATTCCAACGGATATCACTATGACCTAAACGCCTTTCGGAATAATCTGGAACGCTCAGAAAGTTATGTTCAAAAATTATCCGATACTACGGATACTCAAGGCTACAGGGATGCCTTAACCCTCAACTGGGGAAACTATTATTACAAATTACGCGACTTTGAGAAAGCGCTGCCTTACTTTCAAAAATTAGCAGATCAGTACGCCAAGGAATCTCAAGAGATACGGACTAAAGAAGAGCTGGATTCCTATCAGAGTACCCTCCTATTTTTAGCATCCATTTACAAGAACACCGGTAAATTCGAGCTTTCTAGAAGTTACTATGATCAAGCCAGAAATCTGGTGGCCCAGATGAATTCAGCATCTGAACAAGTCGCCAACCTCCGCAATATTGATCGTTTAGTCAGTCAGCTCTACAGTGAGCAAAATCAGTTTGATAAAGCCAATCCTCTACTCAACCAACTCTTGTTGTACTACCGCGATCAGATCAACACCAGGCCGGAAGCCAAGAATATCCTCGTATCGACCTATCACCAACTCATCCAAAATCTGATCACTCAGGATAGCACCGGAAAAGCCATTCAATTTTTGGAGGAAAGCCGGCCCTTGTTACTCGAAAATGATCCTTTTTTTAGAAAGGCTACACTGCTCTATGGAGAGGCTTTCGCGAAAGGCAAACAATTCGATAGTGCTCAGGCAAGGTACGAGCAGGCCCTGGAACTTTACACAAGTTATCGCAATAACAGTCGGCATCAGGATATTGCCCAGGTGTATCATCTTCTAGCCGAAAATGCGCTCGCTCAAGATAAGATCAATATGGCCTTTGGCTATCTAAAAAAGGCCATCGCGAATACCCATTTAGCTAAAAATGACCAAGTAAGTGGCTTTCCTGATCCATTAACCGTTTTTTCTAAACGCCAATTGCTTGAATTGTATAGTCTGCAACTGGAAGCCCTCCAAAAAGGACTTGATCAAGAACTTGAAGGTGATTTTCTGGAACAAGGCCTCACTTTGATACCCGAAGTACTGGAACTATTCGATCTCCTGAAACGCGAATTCGAAAGCAAACTCGACAAACGTTTTATTATCGAATCAGCTACCCCCCTGCTGCATAAAAGCCTGGACTTTGTGTATCAGGCCTATGTTGAACGAGCGGACGATAAACTGCTCAATTTAGCTCTGGAGATCACCGAGACTGGAAAAGACATCTTTCTACAGGAGGCCATTCGAAGCTCGCGCGCCGTTGAATTTTTAAATATCCCCGAATTCATTCGTACCCGTGAATCCACCTTTAAAACACAGATTGGGCTTTTAGAAAAAGAGCTCTTTAACAGTAGTGAGTCTCAGCGCCAAAATCAACTTCAGGATTCCCTGTTTCTCCTTAAAAATAAGTACTATCAATTTTTAGACAGTCTGCGTGTCGCCAAACCCCGTTATCACGATCTCAAGTATCAGAGAGCCCTCAATGAGATTCAGCAAGTGCAGGATGAACTGGGTGCCTTCCAAACAGGAATCATTTCCTTGACCTTAACCCCCACCGCGCTTTTTAGTCTAAGCTTTAGCGCTGATCAGGTGTATTTTCATAAGCAACCCCTACAAGAAGAGCACCGGGAACAACTTCGCAACTTTTACCAGTTGTTAAGGACTCCAAAATGGAATCAGGAGCAGGATCAGTTCCCTGTAATGGCCAGCCAATTGTATGATCTCATTCTGGCTCCGGCGATCAAGGCACTTCCCGAAGTTGATGAGCTTGTCATTATACCGGATGGTCTACTTTACTATCTACCCTTTGACACCCTGTACAAAGACGATCAATACCTGCTGTATTCCAAGGTCATCAGCTATTCTGATGCCATAGCCACCTGGCTCCAACTTCAACAAGATTCGATAGAAAATAAACCCAGACTGGCTGCCTTTGCGCCTTCTTTTGAAGGACCGGTGAAGCAAGACCGCTTTCAGTTTGGACAACTCATTTACAATGAGCAAGAAGTGGAACAGATTAGTTCGCTCTTTGAGACCCAGCTCTTTAAAGGTGATGCCGGTTCCCTGTCCAATTTTTTAAAGGTAAAAGATCAAGTCGCTTTATTGCATTTGGCCACACATGCCAGCGCCAATGACGAATTTCCTGATTATTCTTATCTGGCATTCAGTCCGCAACGCGATTCGTTGAGCACCTTGTACGTAAAAGACCTCTACGCCATGAATATCCCGGCTGAAATGGTGGTGCTTAGCGCCTGCCAGACCGGCATCGGAAAGTTACAAGGAGGCGAGGGTATGCTGAGTTTGAGCAAGGGCTTTCAGTACGCCGGGGCCCGTTCTTTAGTAAATAGCTTATGGAAGATCAATGACAAGTCGACGACTACCTTAATGAGCTTTTTTTACGAAAACCTCAAGCAGGGCATGTCTAAGTCCAGGGCCATGCAGCAGGCCAAGATTGATTATTTGAAAGACCAGGATGATGATCTATTGCGGCGTCCCTATTATTGGGCGGCCTTCGCTGTCTCCGGTAACACCCAAGAGTTCGCATCGACTACCCCATGGTTAGGCTGGATGGGAGGACTCGTTTTTGTGATCTTGGTAGGCTATTATTTGAGTCGGCGTCGAACCTAA